TTCATGTAACAGTTGAATCGTCAGGGTGAATTGGTAAGCGGAAGAAGCAGGAAGCGAAAATAAGGCACCTCCGCTCCTACTATAACCTACGCACCGGTTGGGCTTCTGGATGCCGCGAGCTAGCCGAATTGGTTACCTTTGTCCTAGCTTCCGCCTTACACAAGCGGAAACCTCACTTCCCCACCTACAACTTTCTAGACATGAAAACCGCTGAAATTCACACCAGCAAAGGCGTTATGAAGTTTGAGTTCTTCGAAGAAGATGCTCCGAACACGGTAAAGAACTTTACCGAGCTAGCCGAGAAAGGCTTCTACGACGGCACCAAGTTTCACCGCGTCATCCCGAACTTCATGATTCAGGGCGGCGACCCAAACACCAAGCCCGGCGCTAAAGGCATGCCCGGCACTGGTGGCCCCGGCTACAAAATTAAGTGCGAAACCTCCGGCGGCAATCAGTACCACGACCGCGGTGTGATTAGCATGGCGCACGCTGGTAAAGACACTGGTGGCTCGCAATTCTTCATTGTGCACAATCGCCAGAACACGGCCCACCTCGACCGGGTGCACACCGTATTCGGCAAAGTAGTAGAAGGCGAGGACGTTATTGACCAGATCCGCCAGAACGACGAAATTGAGAAAATTGTGGTATCGGAAAGCTAGGCCAGCTTAGCTATTTGTACCTTAAGAAAAAGGCCCGTTGGAACACTTCCAACGGGCCTTTTTCTATCTCAATGGGAACCTCTACCTGATGAGCGCGTAAACTCAAGCAGACCTATTGTTAAGAATGATGCTTAAGAAAACGCCTATACTTGCCCTTGCAGTGTTCGCAGCTAGCCTGCAAAGCTGCTCTTTGTTCCGCTCCGACGTAAATTCTGAAAACCCTGCTGTGGCTGCACAAGCCCAGCGGGTAGAGTCCCTGAAAAGTCAGGTAGATGACCAGGAGCGCCTCGTAGATGACGCTAAATCGCGCGTTGATGCTGAGAAGGACCGCCTAAAGGCGCTGAAGTACCAGTTAAAAGGCGCACAACAAAACTTGAAAGGCCGGAAGCTGGAAGCCAAAAGCTAGCTTTCTATTGCAGCGCAAAACACACGCTGTCTATAACAGCAAAACGCCCCACCTACCTTCCGGTACGTGGGGCGTTTTTCATGAGTAGCCTAATGGCTTACCGACGTCGGCCACGAGGCTTTTCGTCCTCATCTTCGTCGTCATCATCGCCGCCGAAGCTAGGCATGGTGAACATGGAGCTGAGTAGGTCCTTGAACTGGGTGCCGGCCGTAACGCGGTTGCGCGAGATGAGGCTGTGCTCAGCTAAGCCGTGCAGGCAGAACTCCATTAGGAAATAGGTCGTCTCCTTGTCCTCGTTAGGGTGCAGGAACGTTACAATGTTGCGCAGACCGGGTACTTGGTCGAGGGCTTTTTGGTAGTCCTTGTCGGAAGCATCGCTGAGCACGTCGACGGTGTTGCCAGCGCCGAACCAATCCTGCACCTCTTTGTAAGGATTCGGGATGTTCTTCTTTTTCTTCTGCTTGTCGGGGTCAGGGAAGTAGTTCAGGAACAGCGTGCGGATAGCCTTGCCCATCAACTTCTCCGCCACGATGCCAGCACCTTCCTGTTCGCCTTCGTACACCAGCTCCACCTTACCCGTGAGGGCTGGTACAGCAGCTAGGTAGTCGGCTACGCGGATGTAGGTTTTCTTCTCACCGTTGATCAGGGCACGACGTTCGGCGGCACTGATTAAGCTTTCGTAAGCAG
This Hymenobacter sp. GOD-10R DNA region includes the following protein-coding sequences:
- a CDS encoding peptidylprolyl isomerase; its protein translation is MKTAEIHTSKGVMKFEFFEEDAPNTVKNFTELAEKGFYDGTKFHRVIPNFMIQGGDPNTKPGAKGMPGTGGPGYKIKCETSGGNQYHDRGVISMAHAGKDTGGSQFFIVHNRQNTAHLDRVHTVFGKVVEGEDVIDQIRQNDEIEKIVVSES